In Neomonachus schauinslandi chromosome 6, ASM220157v2, whole genome shotgun sequence, a genomic segment contains:
- the DCST1 gene encoding E3 ubiquitin-protein ligase DCST1, whose amino-acid sequence MAGTFHQDRATGERRKLPHTTMQRLLSWGLPVPCSRFLQRQPGSFPIAAFLLGASTGGLLAMGLFQLLVNPMNIYEGQKMVALYSVVGLGALGWGTSPHIRCASLLLVPKMLGREGRLFVLGYALAAIYEGPAANLRYNLNEVIASLGCTVDLQVNNTREAWRVSTAPLRAVFKDLLGSKDLLKAETQNISKSFEELDAQVNGDTGHMVENTTGFEGTARSVDTHRALRPRHRLSTQKMYELKTKLRCSHVVDRAILSCRRWFDHKHEQCMQRIWVPLLKHLLCLPMKFKFFCGIAKAMEIWCRRSIPIEGNFGQTYDSLTRSIHDLEGEFSATIELKEEKQAAVLGLSPGWEHMSTELRDYVRHREAQLEWALGLLRALFSCTFLLVLHAAFSYTDSYNGDIRFDNIYVSTYFCQIDERRRRLGKRTLLPLRKAEKKTVIFPCNPSVQASEMRNVVRELVETLPVLLLLLLLCGLDRALYSIFDTIRHHSFLQYSFRSSHKLEVKVGGDSMLARLLRKTIGALNTSSETGVQSNNMACLPQPVSLDARAYVRAALPIGLLLCLCLLQAFAYRLRRVIAAFYFPKREKKRILFLYNELLRKRAAFTKLRRAAILRRAQQQKAPRHRLADVLLRRCPLLRRWLRGRCVVCQAPETPEAYVCPTPDCAAVYCRPCWDDMRRRCPACTPREELSSSAYSDSNDDATYAE is encoded by the exons ATGGCTGGCACATTTCATCAGGACAGAGCAACGGGGGAAAGAAGGAAGCTCCCCCACACCA caatGCAGAGGCTCCTGAGCTGGGGGCTGCCTGTCCCCTGCAGCCGGTTCCTGCAGCGCCAGCCAGGATCGTTTCCCATTGCCGCCTTCCTGCTGGGGGCAAGCACCGGAGGGCTCCTGGCCATGG GTCTCTTTCAGCTCCTGGTGAACCCTATGAACATCTACGAAGGTCAGAAGATGGTGGCGTTGTACAGCGTGGTGG GCTTGGGCGCGCTGGGCTGGGGGACCTCCCCTCACATCCGCTGTGCCAGCCTCCTGCTGGTGCCCAAgatgctgggcagggagggccGGCTCTTCGTGCTGGGATACGCCTTGGCCGCCATCTACGAGG GACCCGCGGCCAACCTGCGCTACAACCTGAACGAGGTGATCGCGTCGCTGGGCTGCACCGTAGACTTACAGGTCAACAACACCCGCGAGGCCTGGCGCGTCTCCACGGCCCCGCTGCGGGCAGTGTTCAAGGACCTGCTG GGCAGCAAAGATTTGCTGAAAGCCGAAACCCAGAACATCTCCAAGTCCTTTGAGGAGCTGGATGCCCAGGTGAACGGTGACACGGGCCACATGGTCGAGAACACCACGGGCTTCGAGGGGACAGCCCGCAGTGTGGACACTCACCGAGCTCTACGTCCCAGGCACCGTCTCTCTACACAGAAGATGTATGAGCTGAAGACCAAGCTGCGCTGCTCCC ACGTGGTGGATCGGGCCATCCTCAGCTGCCGCCGCTGGTTTGACCACAAGCATGAACAGTGCATGCAGCGCATCTGGGTCCCGCTGCTCAAACACCTGCTCTGCTTGCCCATGAAGTTCAAGTTCTTCTGTGGCATCGCCAAGG CGATGGAGATCTGGTGCCGCCGCAGTATCCCCATCGAAGGCAACTTTGGGCAGACGTACGACTCCCTCACCCGGTCTATTCACGACCTGGAAGGGGAGTTTTCGGCCACTATTGAGCTCAAG gaagagaagcaggcGGCAGTGCTGGGCCTCAGCCCAGGCTGGGAACACATGAGCACCGAGCTGCGGGACTATGTCCGCCACCGGGAGGCCCAGCTGGAGTGGGCCCTGGGGCTGCTGCGTGCTCTGTTCTCCTGCACCTTCCTGCTGGTCCTTCACGC GGCCTTCTCCTACACGGACAGCTATAATGGCGACATCCGATTTGACAACATCTACGTCAGTACCTACTTCTGCCAGATCGATGAGCGCAGGAGGAGGCTG GGCAAACGGACATTGCTACCACTGCGCAAAGCCGAGAAGAAAACCGTCATCTTCCCCTGCAACCCCTCCGTGCAGGCCTCGGAGATGAGGAACGTG GTGAGGGAGCTCGTGGAGACGCTGCCCGtgctcctcctgcttctgctgctgTGCGGCCTGGACCGGGCCCTCTACTCCATCTTTGACACCATCCGCCACCACTCCTTCCTGCAGTACTCCTTCCGCA GCAGCCACAAATTGGAGGTGAAAGTCGGGGGGGACTCCATGCTTGCCCGGCTTCTTCGGAAAACCATTGGAGCCCTGAACACGTCCTCGGAGACAGGGGTGCAATCAAACAACATGG CCTGCCTGCCCCAGCCCGTGAGCCTGGACGCCAGGGCTTACGTGAGAGCTGCCCTCCCCATCGGCCtgctgctgtgtctctgtctgctCCAAGCCTTTGCCTACCGGCTCCGGAGGGTCATTGCCGCCTTCTACTTCCCCAAG cGCGAGAAGAAGCGGATCCTGTTCCTCTACAATGAGCTGCTGAGGAAGAGGGCAGCCTTTACGAAGCTGAGGAGGGCTGCCATCCTGAGGCGGGCGCAACAGCAGAAGGCTCCA CGCCACCGCCTGGCGGACGTCCTGCTCCGCCGCTGCCCGCTCCTGCGCCGCTGGTTGCGTGGGCGCTGCGTGGTGTGCCAGGCGCCCGAGACGCCAGAGGCCTACGTGTGCCCGACGCCGGACTGCGCGGCCGTGTACTGCCGGCCGTGCTGGGACGACATGCGGCGGCGGTGCCCCGCCTGCACCCCGCGCGAGGAGCTCTCGTCCTCCGCCTACAGCGACAGCAACGACGATGCCACCTACGCGGAGTGA
- the DCST2 gene encoding LOW QUALITY PROTEIN: DC-STAMP domain-containing protein 2 (The sequence of the model RefSeq protein was modified relative to this genomic sequence to represent the inferred CDS: substituted 1 base at 1 genomic stop codon), which translates to MPRVTKDTVHPLGAEESSMARAVVRSMGGFGLGLSLATAYGLLQLLVEGHSPWGCLVGTLTLAAFLSLGMGFSRQVRVTVLLLLPQAFSKQGRTLLLVAAFGLVLQGPCANTLRNFTQASEAVACGAELALNQTAEVLERAKQPLVSALNKIKAIARKAKEVADRVRKFFRSIMDGVKHVARALRNVWYWILHIGDVCNAELGNPYLKCTRVFEDAKDSCMQVIPQAYHLCHVLLPFKLVLCGLASVVQVFCVIPKYIQTFLHKTLSTPVRNLINRVRREFEFNVTATHHFSVDLNASRSLSQVALDLHEAVSMKLHRVREVLALMGYTTPLLLSVLYLQALFYRYCYLNWVSFDNVYITSRFLHMEAVRSEAGLPTVLPLSAHEARQYIRPSSVFLSRWEQIFYTLAIFSLARHLLLVLVLVFLDYAVFWVLDLARYQLQGDVVARSPVLLSITVEGAGYTGKIYRDLVSAFDVLQQSNISILSRRCLLRPSEPSTTGYVVIGVMLGLCFFVTLSGNYVSRLRRVICASYYPSREQERITYLYNLLLSRRTSLPATVQRAARRRAADQGRTSVLQLLAGRCSCLGPVVSHFWQLQDHCLGCGRPHDQEDTENSVSCSTPGCRGLFCSTCFRLLDNTCSVCAAPLSQQGGLDLELDSSDEEGPRLWLAAARRKAPEQEWLLRQQLQEALGRTLPSESSPEVSDLDEEKGPRQRTHRXQPLPEAQSLIPTTPWPQESSAPKAVPFQLQKPSLCLFSPSPDPSHLPPK; encoded by the exons ATGCCCAGAGTCACGAAGGACACCGTGCACCCCTTGGGGGCAGAGGAGTCAAGCATGGCTCGGGCTGTGGTCCGCAGCATGGGGGGTTTTGGCCTGGGCTTGTCCCTGGCCACGGCCTACGGGCTCCTGCAGCTGCTGGTGGAAGGACACAGCCCCTGGGGCTGCCTGGTGGGCACCCTCACTCTGGCCGCCTTCCTTAGCCTGGGCATGGGGTTCTCACGCCAGGTCCGGGTCACTGTCCTCTTGCTGCTGCCCCAGGCCTTCTCCA AGCAGGGCCGGACACTGCTGCTGGTGGCGGCCTTCGGGTTGGTGCTACAGGGACCCTGTGCCAACACCCTGCGCAACTTCACCCAGGCCAGCGAGGCCGTGGCCTGTGGGGCCGAGCTGGCCTTGAACCAGACCGCCGAGGTGCTGGAGCGGGCCAAGCAGCCCCTCGTCA GTGCCCTGAACAAGATTAAAGCCATTGCCCGGAAGGCCAAGGAGGTGGCCGACCGGGTCCGCAAGTTCTTTCGGTCCATCATGGATGGTGTGAAGCATGTCG CCAGGGCCCTGCGGAACGTGTGGTACTGGATCCTGCACATCGGCGACGTGTGCAACGCGGAGCTGGGCAACCCTTACCTCAAGTGCACGCGGGTCTTCGAAGATGCCAAGGACAGCTGCATGCAGGTCATACCACAAGCCTACCACCTGTGCCACGTGCTCTTGCCCTTCAAGCTAGTGCTCTGCGGGCTGGCCAGTG TGGTCCAGGTGTTCTGCGTCATCCCCAAGTACATCCAAACCTTCTTGCACAAGACCCTCAGCACCC CTGTGAGGAACTTAATTAACCGGGTGCGCCGGGAGTTCGAGTTCAATGTGACAGCCACCCACCACTTCTCCGTGGACCTCAACGCCTCTCGGAGCCTGTCCCAGGTGGCCCTGGACCTCCATGAAGCGGTCAGCATGAAGCTGCACCGAGTCCGAGAGGTCCTGGCCCTGATGGGCTACACCACACCTCTGCTGCTCTCCGTCCTCTACCTCca AGCTCTGTTCTACCGGTACTGTTACCTGAACTGGGTCAGTTTCGACAACGTGTACATCACCAGCCGATTCCTGCACATGGAGGCCGTCCGCTCCGAGGCGGGGCTGCCCACGGTGCTGCCACTGAGCGCCCACGAGGCCAGACAGTACATCCGGCCCA GCTCCGTCTTCCTGTCCCGGTGGGAGCAGATCTTTTATACCCTGGCAATCTTCAGCCTTGCCCGGCACCTCCTCCTTGTGCTGGTCCTCGTCTTCCTGGACTATGCTGTTTTCTGGGTGCTCGACCTGGCCCGGTACCAGCTGCAGGGGGACGTTGTGGCCCGCA GCCCCGTGTTACTGTCCATAACCGTGGAGGGCGCTGGCTACACCGGGAAGATTTACCGGGACCTGGTGTCCGCGTTTGATGTCCTGCAGCAAAGCAACATCAGCATCTTGTCCCGGCGCTGCCTGCTGCGCCCCTCGGAGCCCAGCACCACCGGTTACGTCGTCATCG GCGTTATGCTCGGCCTCTGCTTCTTTGTTACGCTGTCCGGCAACTACGTCAGTCGGCTGCGGAGGGTCATCTGTGCGTCCTACTACCCATCGCGGGAGCAG GAGAGGATCACCTACCTCTACAACCTACTTCTGAGCCGCCGAACCAGTCTGCCGGCGACCGTGCAGCGAGCAGCGAGGCGGCGGGCAGCTGACCAGGGTCGCACGAGTGTCCTTCAGCTGCTGGCCGGGCG GTGCTCCTGTCTGGGCCCGGtggtcagccacttctggcagcTCCAGGATCACTGTCTGGGCTGTGGGCGGCCCCACGACCAGGAGGACACGGAGAACTCTGTGTCCTGCAGTACCCCGGGCTGCCGAG GCCTCTTCTGCTCCACCTGTTTCCGTCTCCTGGACAACACCTGCTCGGTGTGCGCGGCTCCCCTCTCCCAGCAGGGGGGCCTGGACCTGGAGCT GGACTCCAGTGACGAGGAGGGCCCCCGGCTGTGGCTGGCGGCCGCTCGGCGGAAGGCCCCGGAGCAGGAGTGGTTACTGCGGCAGCAGCTGCAGGAGGCCCTGGGCAGGACCCTCCCTTCGGAGTCCAGCCCCGAGGTCAG TGACCTGGATGAGGAGAAGGGGCCTCGGCAGAGGACACACAGGTAGCAGCCCCTACCTGAGGCCCAGTCTTTGATCCCCACCACACCTTGGCCTCAAGAATCCTCTGCCCCCAAAGCAGTCCCCTTTCAGCTTCAGAAACCCagcctctgtctcttctctccctctcctgatcCCTCCCACCTACCCCCAAAATAA
- the ZBTB7B gene encoding zinc finger and BTB domain-containing protein 7B → MGSPEDDLIGIPFPDHSSELLSCLNEQRQLGHLCDLTIRTQGLEYRTHRAVLAACSHYFKKLFTEGGGGAVVGAGGGGAAAGGAGVCELDFVGPEALGALLEFAYTATLTTSSANMPAVLQAARLLEIPCVIAACMEILQGSGLEAPSPDEDDCERARQYLEAFATATASASGVPNGEDSPPQGPLPPPPPPPPPPRPVARRSRKPRKAFLQTKGARANHLVPEAPTVPAHPLTYEEEDVAARVGSGAGSGLGDSYSPPAGTASPPEGPLTYEPYEGEEEEEELVYPSAYGMAQGGGPPLSPEELGSDEDAIDPDLMAYLSSLHQDALAPGLDGQDKLVRKRRSQMPQECPVCHKIIHGAGKLPRHMRTHTGEKPFACEVCGVRFTRNDKLKIHMRKHTGERPYSCPHCPARFLHSYDLKNHMHLHTGDRPYECHLCHKAFAKEDHLQRHLKGQNCLEVRTRRRRKDDAPPHYPPPSAATPSPAGLDLSNGHLDTFRLSLARFWEQSAPTGPPASTLGPPDDDDEEGAPRTPQAEGAMESS, encoded by the exons ATGGGGAGCCCTGAGGACGACCTCATCGGGATCCCATTCCCAGACCACAGCAGTGAGCTCCTGAGCTGCCTCAATGAGCAGCGGCAGCTGGGCCACCTCTGCGACCTCACCATCCGGACGCAGGGCCTCGAATACCGCACCCATCGCGCGGTGCTGGCCGCCTGCAGCCACTACTTCAAGAAGCTCTTCACCGAGGGGGGCGGCGGGgcggtggtgggggcggggggcggcggggcggccGCGGGGGGCGCCGGCGTGTGCGAGCTGGACTTCGTGGGGCCCGAGGCGCTGGGCGCCCTGCTGGAGTTCGCCTACACGGCCACGCTGACCACCAGCAGCGCCAACATGCCCGCGGTGCTGCAGGCCGCGCGGCTGCTGGAGATCCCGTGCGTCATCGCCGCCTGCATGGAGATCCTGCAGGGCAGCGGTCTGGAGGCTCCCAGCCCCGACGAGGACGACTGTGAGCGAGCCCGCCAGTACCTGGAGGCCTTCGCCACGGCCACGGCCTCGGCCTCCGGAGTTCCCAACGGAGAAGACAGCCCGCCCCAggggcccctcccgcccccgcccccgcccccgccgccccctcgGCCGGTCGCCCGCCGCAGCCGCAAGCCCCGGAAAGCTTTCCTGCAGACCAAGGGGGCCCGGGCGAACCACTTAGTGCCCGAGGCGCCCACGGTGCCTGCCCATCCCTTGACCTACGAGGAGGAGGACGTGGCGGCCAGAGTGGGCAGCGGAGCGGGCAGCGGGCTGGGGGACAGCTACAGCCCTCCAGCGGGGACTGCTTCACCTCCCGAGGGGCCCCTGACTTACGAGCCCTACGAgggtgaggaagaagaagaggagctGGTGTACCCTTCTGCCTACGGGATGGCGCAGGGAGGTGGGCCCCCACTATCCCCAGAGGAGCTGGGCTCAGACGAGGACGCCATTGATCCCGACCTGATGGCCTACCTGAGTTCGCTGCACCAGGATGCTCTGGCACCAGGCCTGGACGGCCAGGACAAGCTGGTGCGCAAGCGCCGCTCCCAGATGCCCCAGGAGTGCCCGGTCTGCCACAAGATCATCCACGGGGCAGGCAAACTGCCACGCCACATGAGGACCCACACGGGTGAGAAGCCCTTCGCCTGTGAAGTCTGCGGAGTCCGCTTCACCcg GAACGACAAGCTGAAGATCCACATGCGGAAGCACACAGGAGAGCGACCCTACTCGTGCCCGCACTGCCCGGCCCGCTTCCTGCACAGCTATGACCTCAAGAACCACATGCACCTGCACACGGGCGACCGGCCCTACGAGTGCCACCTGTGCCACAAGGCTTTCGCCAAGGAGGACCACCTGCAGCGCCACCTCAAGGGCCAGAACTGCCTGGAGGTGCGCACCCGGCGGCGCCGCAAGGACGATGCACCACCCCACTACCCGCCGCCCTCTGCCGCCACCCCGTCCCCTGCTGGCCTCGACCTCTCCAACGGCCACTTGGACACCTTCCGCCTCTCTCTGGCTCGATTCTGGGAGCAGTCAGCCCCTACTGGGCCCCCGGCGTCCACCCTGGGGCCCCCTGATGACGACGACGAGGAGGGAGCGCCCAGGACGCCTCAGGCTGAGGGTGCCATGGAGTCCTCTTAA